In the genome of Stomoxys calcitrans chromosome 4, idStoCalc2.1, whole genome shotgun sequence, the window gcagccggttgtacgcaccggattgacccaatggaatccttcattggcaagggctgccgcctgagTGTGCGTGTTCgtattttttcgtcatgggagaggcacatcacggagtgccttctccgcacacTTCTGGTCCGtgtcgggattgaaaagaaccccggaccctgtttctgttcggtttgccagaaccgcctccatcatcagtCGGTGTCGGTGACGTGTAACAGGTGCATGGAGTGAGTACATTTccaatcttgctctggcctcacttcactacgagACTATAGCCATACTGAACATAGCCAgaagtgggtcacaagcgtcgtcttcgtcgtcggactatgtgaccgcCGACCTCTCCCGCGCGGCAATaaacgcaacagcagcatctcaGCTCCAATATTGCCAGCCCAGatccgggaagtgtatcattatTGAAACTAAAGTgtaacggtctccgtggcaagatctattagattgtggattttatgagtcggaagaacatattggtcgtATGCGGTACAGCAGACAAATCTGACCACACCCGCAGCTtgtacagttgtcacggatacaatgtgctacgcaaggatcgctcaaggaatagaGGTGGGGGATTAGgtttcgtgatacaccattccgtgcattatagacccatctcgcctgcgcctggcgctagtgacccctacatggagtgcatagGGATAGCactcaggtccggtactgctgagatagagctatacaacgtataCATACCGTCGGttggtagctgtatccaaattaaTGGGCAAGCTttcaaccccgacataagtgggttactatctggccataatcgtctggttctaggggactttaatgcgcatcacatttcatggcattcttcccTAGGTAACGAACTGAGGTGGGGGATTAGgtttcgtgatacaccattccgtgcattatagacccatctcgtctGCGACttgcgctagtgacccctacatggagtgcatggggatagcagtcaggtccggcactgccgagatagagctatacaacgtgtacatatcgcccgttggtagctgtgtcccaattaatagCCAATCTTTCAACCccaacataagtgggttactatctggccataatcgtctggttctaggcgactttaatgcgcataacatttcatggcattctcccttaGGTAACGATTAGGGTGGcatggctttggcagagcagattgaaagctccacatTTTGCACGGAGAATGAGGAAGCCCCCACTagaattacgaggaggtgcagcagctcgccagacatttcgaTTGCATCCCCCAaactcctgagtgacgtatcctgacaAGCcttcatctctttggggtcagaccaccgctccataattttcaccatcgaccgaccacccgacttcataacctctaagcgccggacgtttatcaattagaAGAAGATCGATTGGGTtgtcttcagagagtacaccaattggcgcttcagtgaactgccacccccctcggatgtgttagttgccgagaggaaattccgagacataaataatgcagcagccgctcgctttataccagccggtcgaaaaCCCcgagtgcggcccaatttcccggcgcaggtagtggtactcgcagacgagcgtgatggaatTCGTTGTATGGAGCCAACTAACCCCAGAaccagcgagctgaatctggaagtaaaaaggagagTCTACGAACATAAGCgcaatttgtggctggaacccttggagcaatgtaacttagccACCGGtataggcaaactgtggtctactgttaagtcactctcgaaccccggtagacgggatgacaagaCCTCggccacttttggcgacgtaactgtgactgatccgaagagatgcgccagattGTTTAacagtcaatttattgtgcatcccgagagtggcaGGGCTATGAGGGGAGCCATTCATCGAATCCATGGTCtacgagccgatgaacagccatcacaatttaccgtgggcgaagttacaaatgtcatccgtagcgccaaatcatctaaggcgttgggccccgacggaatctctacattgatgttgaagaatctggattcacctggagttgagtaccttactactgtcctcaacctgtctttggacactcttatagttcccgatgtctggaaaatgggcagagtgatcccgctattgaagcctggaaaagatccgagtttgggggagtcgtacagatcgatctcccttctctcaccagtggcaaagacgcttgaggcactactcctcccgagcctcgtaggagaatttccattcgtcgagcatcaacatggatttcgtagactgcacagcacaacaacagctttgcatgccatcaccgcacacatttgccgtggcttcaatcagcccaggccatttgataggacggtcctcgtggcccTGGacttatcgaaggcattcgacaccgtcagccatgccaaattatttgaggacatcgccaacacgttccTCCAGCCatgcctgaaacgatgggtcgcgaattatctatgtgttcgccagtcatttgtggaatttagggataagaagtcgaagcaccgtagagtgaaacagggaaatccccaaggtggtgtgatatctccggcactgtttaacctctacctatcctccattccacccccttcagacggcatagagatcgtatcatatatagacgattgtacgatcatagcatcaggccccccacctattgatgacatctgcgataggttgaacgtctacctcaacgaacttgtctcatatttcgctgcaagaaatctgaacatatccgccaccaaatcttcagccacattgttcactacaaatacacgtgaggtgaattctgagctgactgtgatggtcaatggagaaatgattccgaccatcaagtgtcccaaaatacttggcgtcacatatgacagatcttacacattctccccacatgccacagcattctccgataaagtcaaaagtagaaacaaaatcctcaagtcacttgctggcagcacttggggtgcagacaaagaaaccttgttgaccacgtacaaagcaattggccggtctgtggtaagttatgcagcgccagtgtggtctcgccaactttgtgacacgcagtggaataatattcatgtctgtcagaatgccgctctccgaactgcgacgggctgtctcctcagctctcatgtggaccacctccatcaggagacaaagatcctaccagtgcgaagacataactacatgctgtctaagcaataccttttgggctgttatcgcagagaccatccaaattatcatcttgtggatagatatccaccgtccAGATCCACATGATCTAGAGCAgtaggtagatctacatgatctagagcgtgaggttcagcgctacaagagagaacctctagatcaagcagcatatcaaacaggtctaaacaacattcatacagacacggtagcagatgcggtaattggctaccgggtgagtgtagtccttggagagcgaccacctcccattgcatctgaagaaatcgacctcccccggcaaaccagagtagttctgcctcaattacgttccggcagatgcagccgcctcaactcctacagagcaaggattgatgctgacgtgcaagatgtgtgtcccgattgtaactagggaccgcacgatacacgtcacctgatTAACTGCCCGACCAGAccaactcgactcagacccagatccctgtggacagacctcatcttagtcgcagagttcctagatcttggcactcaacagaatcaagcagacgaatggTAGAACTCAAccaactgctacaacaacaacgagatgttacaaacggtggtagatatacaaattaattgaagtttttcccacatataaaattttgttgaaacataagtgtagacaaaatttttatttatataaaactagctgacccgggcccgctccgctgcgccttcttttactttatgtagaacaaaagtttccttggaatatttattttcgacaattaaagagcttttagtgaaataccatgctacgaaaatagtatgccgcttgactaacagtttaacaatataagtgcctttatctgaatcccatatgatctttattggtctaggaatttaagtttggttgtaaggtgtactccattcttaaaatacttcatttcagcccgatattctcatgatgtctgatttagtggtgttttggggggtgaggtggtcccccagatacttggccctgaataaatatcagcatcgtgctcttctatcaaataccatttatttaaatcccatattgccattggcttaagaggagtttacaggatgaggcgtcccccaaacacatggccccaaattaggttatcaaattcgttttctaatctcaaatacctttcatctgagccacatattggcatggtcgaaaattttttttcgtttgggggtgttttgggaaagggtgatgccctaaatatatggtcctacatttggatatcaaattcgtattctactcccaaatatctttattttatccccatattgcgatggtcactaaaaaattgctgtttgtggggtattttgggaaaggggtagacccccagaaaattagtcccgaaaatgggtatcaattcttgctctaaccccaattcctttcatttaagctccacattgacatggtcggtaaatatggccgatttaggagtgttttagggactggggtggtcccccaaacactaaacccggaatatatatcagcaacgtgctctattctcatatatctatatatcacttatttgaacctcatattgcaattggcatcaaaattggatatcaaattcgttttctaatctcatttaaactccttattgcaaaagtcagcaaatatgtccggttggggtattggccctaaaaactatgaatatttagttccactctctttaagacccaaattgtcttggtgagcaaatacgtcctatttgagggttgttgtggtggtgggacgtccactagacagttggcccctaatgttgatatcagatacgtggtcgactcccaaatacctttaatttgaaccccatatttccatagtcggcaaatatgaccggcttggggggtgttttgggggatgggcggccactcagtgagttggccttgaaaatatatatcggattcgtgttccactcttaaAACAatcttatttgagccacatattgcaatagtcagcaaatacttactatttgggtgttgttgagggggtggggtggcctcatagacacttttcccgaatattgatatcagattcgtgctatactcccaaagacttttcatttgagccccatattgctatggtcgtaaatttgttccctttgggggatgtttttgcggagaggcggccccccaaacatttggtctcatatttggatatccgattctaattctacactcaaataccttttatgtaagcccgatattcccatggtcagtaaatgagtcctgtttggggggtgttttgggaaaggggtggacccccagaaacgcggtcccacatttggatatcagattagtattctactcgcaaatacctttcatttgagtcccatattgccatggtcggtaaatatttccgatttaggggtgttttgggggttgggtggtgttgtggagttggggtggccccatcgacacttttcccgaatattgatatcagattcgtgctttactcccaaagaccttttattgagccccatatggtcgtaaatttgttccctttgggggatgtttttggggagaggcggcccccaaacatttggtctcatatttggatatccgattctaattctacactcaaataccttttatttaagccccatattcccatggtaagtaaataagtcctgtttagggcgtgttttggggaaggggtggacccccagaaacgtggtcccacatttggatatcagattcgtattctactcgcaaatacctttcatttgagtcccatattgccatggtcggtaaatatgtccgatttaggggtgttttggggcttggggtggtccccctaacacttggtccgacaattggatatcagataccttttcttatcgtaaatacctttcatttgagtcccatattgtcgtgattggtctaaatatatgtttagtaggtttaagggtggggcggcccccctaggtaccccatccggaatttggataccaaatttttatttttagggaactatatgagagcacacaaaatttcgcttaaatcgcaccacccatctccgagatctggcgtttctgaaaattagggttaggggaagggtccgccccccttcagatatcaaaaaatttaataccctattttcgacacgggatcattatgcgccatctgtgaaaattttaagaaaatcggttcagccgtttctgagtctataaggaacacacaaacatacaaacatacaaacaaacaaacacaaactgatttttatatataagatgttgacgaaattttctattgaaagttggaaaattaaaaaaatcaattgttataaatttttaatttaaaacttaATGAAAAAAGCTTGTCCTTAGATGTGGCACCTAACTAATTTCTCTGAGCCACTGTAAACAATTTCATATAATTGTTATGCTGAAAGTGATTCCTTTAATTATTTGAGCTTTAATGTTctaattattgttgttgtttttgatgtTCTACTTAATGTCGAGCATTAAGAgatcataaaatattattttaaagattacaaaatccttacaaGAGAGAAGATTATAAAACTATTTTCCACTTGAACCGTTCTGCCATGCACAAAATGCAATGTTTTCATAATTAGTGGTTCCAGCCGGGTTCCGAGGTGGCTAAAAGAAAGATTAGCATGGACGACACTTGAAATGAGTGCGATGCGACATTATGACCCAGATAGAGAGAAAGAAGTTAATTTGCCATTTCTAAAACATTTAATTCGCCTTGATTTGCGAGCAAAAGATGGTAAAAGGGAAAATGGACAAAGAAATAGTGGATGGGATTTTCATATTTCTAGAGTCTTTTTGTGTGAAATcacttttttatggaaattttttttagtattgaTGATAAACAAGCGAAAATTGAATAAGATTGATTAAAACTagagacaaaaattaaatttgcgaGTACTCGTATCCATAGACCGAGAATTTCAATATCTATGCTCCGTCCTTGTTGCCCTGGCTGCTTAAAGTCCACCACCGCAATACAGCTCTTTGATTTTCTCCAATTGTTGCTGTGGGTATCCTTGGCTCTGCAGCTGCATTTCCGCTTGGTCAATCAGCTTTTGTATACATTTCAGCATACTGATGCTCTGCATTAGTTTGTTCGACATGAATTTATggcgaaatttcattttggccttttttattttgttgtggaTGCGAGAGCGACGACACGATTCGGcacgttgtcgttgttgttgttgcagttgaaGCTGCTGCAGTGTGGCGGCTTTGTTGGCATCTCTATGCCTTGGTCGATTGGAGTAGTTGGAGCTGCATCCGTTTCCGGCCGAATGTAGAAGTTGATAATTATCATCATTTGTTTTAGGTGTTGAATCCGTTGTCACAGTTGGGACAGTTGATTGCGTTGATTGCCCAACCGGAGATAGGCTACGTCTTTCCACCACTATGGGATTTTCTAGCAGCATCTGCTCCACAAATTGCTCTTCTTCGCGTTGGCAATTGGCCTTTACACGCTTCATTTCAGTGTCCACAACTTGATCAATATATTGAGTGCTTAAATTcgattgttgttgctgctgttgcctctgttgttgttgttgttgttggtggtggtggctgGTGATGGATTGCATTTGGAAATTTTGCGTTAAGGACATCCAGTCATCCTTTAGAAATAAACCCCCTCCCTTTGACATGTTCGAACGCAGCAAGTGCATAGGAGGCTAATGATGAAGGAAGAGAAATATACGTTTGTAGCTGTGTATTGttcgattggaatgcaattacTTACCATAGTGACATCTTGTCCGAGTTGCTTGGTGACTTTTATATGACTTCCACCCTAGTCGATTCATTTCATCGGCAGGGTGCTGCGGTTTATTGCATCTTGTGTATAAGCTGACAACGATGAATGTTGTGTTGTTGGTCTCCAACGGAGATAAACTGCAACTTCGGTATGGTagtttatcaattataagatAATATTCTGCATTACAATACCCCAGCTATCACCATGAGTGCATTTCCAAAGAATTATAATCTTTGGTGATTTAAATCACTGAAATTGGTCAAgccattttttttaatgaacatAATagctttggaaaatttttaagaaacaaacaagtaagaaggcattaggttcggtcaggccgaactttgTTTACCCACCACCACTGATATACATATATCATACGCCAATTTCGTTAACATTTGCGCGCCGAAAAAGAAGTAAAGCGAgaagggtctatatggcatctatatctacatatagaccgatatggaccatattcaatTCGAAAGGCAAGCAAATGCTGACCGTGACagtgcctcaaatggtccatccgcttagttcaattctggcatactctttccaacatttcggccggtatctcacttCACTGTCGTCTTCCAATGCGTTAACTGAAGGGggcttgtctatatagacatgagctttaacatagccccacaaaaaatagtctaaaggcgttaaaccgcacgatctaggcggtcaattgaccggtcccgaacgggaaataaaatgttgaacgaacttgcctctcaacaattacattgttacgcgtgctgtgtggcatgtggcaccgtcttgttgaaaccacatgccatgcaagtcaagcttttgtattttgggcaaaaaaaagttagatAACATCTCAcgttagcgctcaccattcacagttatgttagaATTCGcttaatctttgaagaagtacagtccaatgatgccaccagcccacaaaAACTCACCAAACTGCGACTTTTTTTGGATGCGCTGATAGCTCTTCTGGTTGCTTCTatctgatcttcactccaaaatggacaattctgattatttacttatccattgagccaaaaattagcttcgtcctaaaatggaagaagcgcgcgatgaactttcataATAAAGCacgcgttgtttgtttgtaagacgattcatgattaaattatggaccaaactgaagatgtttgacagtgaaacaaaacatgaaacgttcgtgagctgtttaaaccagtgttgccaaaaagataatagctaaaaaatcaccctttatatcgtaTACCCTAGAGCAACACACTgtctaaaataaataataaatgcggTTGCCCTAAAATCGGGACAACGGGCAGTTCAAAAAACATGATCCAGGTTTTAAGTAACTTGACCTCcgtaacgttgacgacccacgaaaACGAAAAAAGAACCATGGTTTGCGTCTGGAATGACTGCACTCTCTATAGAAAAGGTGCTGTATAcgtgctggcggatgtattggaggaGTGCAAGGccgatattaccgccttacaggaagtgcgatggactgggaatggcgtcacagcaacaccaaacggtgacgaagtATACCATaatgccataacacgaggcatgaatttagatttgtgaaacaccttgtcttaagcttaactccggtggatgagaggctgcCCACAATCCGCACAAAAGTCGAATTTTTCAACATCAAGccctatttgtgcccatgccccgacggaagataaGGTCGAGTAgcccaaggatattttctacaagcgccGTGAGAGAGAATACGATCGCTGCCACGCACATAATATTTAAACCCTTTTGGGGGATttaaatgcgaagatagggaaggaagacatctttggtccaacagtcggaaagtttagcctccacgagataacgtccgaaaATGGTTTGAGGCAAATAGATTTCGCTGcggcaaaaaaacatggtagttagcagcaccagatttcaacataaaaatattcacaaagccacaaagtcacccgatcaaaaatagatcatgttgtaatagatggaaggctTTCAACCAGTGTGTTAGATATAAAATCGATCCAAGGGGCGAACATCGAttaggatcattaccttgttgcagcaaaggttcgcacccgtctaagtgtggcgagaaaagtacgatctggcaCAGcaaggaagctggacattgaaaagctgcaaacacaacagatgacaaCGGCTTACTCCACTTGACCCtctcaactgcttgatgaaagctcttcttattccgatgatataatgtcgcagtggcaaaccattgcccactccatggaaaatgccgcgaaatccgtacttgagtgtcgagatgctactgagtgtcgagatgctactgcaGAGcaacaatcagtagcaacgcgccagatgaaagaGAAGTATCGGGAGAACAAGAGAGAGGAGAGACGTCTATTCCGTAGAAAGAAAGAGGGAATGGAAAGACTTGAGTGtgaacgaattgagatgtaaaggagtcagaatgaagtccggaaattcgaccaaagaaataaacatcaaaccgatggctttggtgcaggcacatcctcctacagagacaaaaaaggaaatctggtaactgacacagataacatgctgaggatatggaaagaacattttacccaactgctagtgtccgacattggcggcgaagaggaacCACAGAACCAAtaactgatgatggtatagaatgtttaccaccttgtcagaatgaggtccaagtagcagtgacccaactgaagaacaacaaggcagaagGAACCGACGGATtaaccgctgaactatttaagaccggagacgacacgctgataagacgtatgcatcagcttatctgcgcaatctggctagaagaacgcatacccgatgaatggaacctcagcatacaatgtcccgtacacaagaaaggagacaagaaggaatgtgccaactacagaagaataagtctcctccccatcgcatacaagatactctcgagcgtactgtgtgaaagattgaaacctaaagtcagtgagataattgagccctatcaatgcggccttagacctggtaaatccaccctataccagatattcacactgcggcaaatcctggaaaagatccgagaaggataaatcaaccgcaaccacctctttgttgactacaaagccgctttcgataccattttactttcaaaggtatttcaatccctgcaaaattaataagcctctgcaggatgacacttgcttatacgcgttcctcagtaagaatatgaaagaatctctccaaaccattcaataccaaacgaggtttcagacaaggagtgtgatctctttaatatcctgctggagaattttatacgagatgcagatgtgaatagatatggcacactaatcacaggagaacacatgctacttgcctatgccgacgacatcgacatcataggtcattcaccggaagtagtaactgcagcctttgagagaatcgaaagagaggcaGTCAAAATGAGTTTggaagtaaatggagataagacgaaatggatggttttaactcccaagtcagcaactttgtctacctcggcaccgccgtgaccaaaacgaatgacaccagttttaagataaagcgaataataatactggcaaacagatgctactttggattaaataagcagtttagaaacaaggccacctctcaacagacgaagattacactgtacaagacattgatactacccgtgttgttgtatggttctgaggcatgggcaCATGTGAAAACAGTTGAGACAgcgcttggagtgtttgagagaaagattcttcgtaagatatatggaccagtttgcgttaatggagtatataggcgtcgtatgcaccacgagttgtatgacgatgatagcatagttacaagtATCAAAATagaacggctgcgttggctaggtcatgttgtcagaatggacgtagaagttccagcaaagaagtcttttgaaggcaaacaccgtGGTACACgaaaaccgggacgaccaaaagtccgatggcAAGATCAAGTGGTAGGAGATATTTGGTGtcagattataaaatgagcccagaagatcgaggcgcttggaacgcttttctacgttctactagtgaaacaaatgttctgtcatagccaactaaAGTAAATTAAAAGTAGCTTGACACGGTTTGTTTCATTTGTGGAAtatattttttggttgtgtgaaCATTGTACCTTTCAAATTTATCTTGTGGACAAATATGTGCCTATTCCTATGCCATattgttgttaaaattttatgatcttgTTTACAagtcgttttgtttttttttccaaaacaagAAGATTCCGCGATATGCAGACCTAAATccttttatgtttgtttgtcacATTTCATATGCGAATTATTGTTTGTTATCGCCATCACGATGCCGCTATTGTTTTGTCATACCTGATTAAAGAACGTGCACATGCGCACATTGACGAATACAAGCCTCTCTCTGGGTGGTTTTCTATTTAGGTAGTTTAAATATGGTTAATCTGTTTGTTTGTattctgttaaaaataaaaatgcttgCTTCTACCGCGATTTATAGTTTTGAAAATAATGTTAGGTATGAGAGAGTTTTTGGGATCTTTAAAAGTATGAACAAAAATTTAcgagaattaaaaaaaagaacttaGTTGGTTCcgttaaaaaaacataaaaagttttttttgtgtaatcTGATTTTTAGAATCATAACCCAATATAGACGAATTCATTCAAATATCGGGGAAACCTAacgttttaaaatttcttctaaagacaAGACAAGACAATAGCCGGAGATCACAtacaatgctttctattcaaaaaataGCTTAGCAAAGACTTAATAAAAAAAGGCAAAtgtgtgttgttattcaaaacactttgactggcatggcggatcgcgatttctgatatgcctcatcaacacctttgtcaaattgaataAGTTGCCCTACATAtcggaatagtggaaagtaaggCCTTCTTCTCTCTTATTGCGTTAAAGAGAGTTAGAGGGCTTATTAAGCCCTGCTTCAAAACAAATGCGTGCTCTataccgtactcaatagtcatTGGATATGTAGGACATCTTATTCgctttgacaaaggtgttgatgaagatacatgacgtatccgaaatcgcgatctaccacgccagtcaaagtgttttgactaacaaaacacatttgtccaacttttataagtttttgctatgctattatttgaatagaaagcattgaagatCATCTCGAGttggaatatgttcgaaaaatcacgaaaagatttttatgaaattaaaaaaaaaagtttaccaaatttattctaaagacaaagtttctatgaacattttttctaaaggcaaaattttaatgaaatttttcttaaggcaaaacttcaattaatatttttctAATAAGCACAGCATTTGTCGGAGGTTGTTGGGGAAATTTTATC includes:
- the LOC106089875 gene encoding protein sisterless A-like, encoding MQSITSHHHQQQQQQQRQQQQQQSNLSTQYIDQVVDTEMKRVKANCQREEEQFVEQMLLENPIVVERRSLSPVGQSTQSTLQLQQQQRQRAESCRRSRIHNKIKKAKMKFRHKFMSNKLMQSISMLKCIQKLIDQAEMQLQSQGYPQQQLEKIKELYCGGGL